The segment TCTAGGTTCTGGAACTTTTCCTTCAAATCGCTCCCTACTTCTTGCGTCAACAACTATAAATTCATTTAAAGTAATATTTTTATCTATTTCTTGTTTATTTTTTACTAATTTATTATTTTCAATAGCTTTATAATTCGAAACTGTTGTGGGTATTATTTCATTATTTGTAATTTTATTTTCAATTTTCCATTTATTTAAGCCTCCATCTAAAACATGAACAAGTTTGGGATCATGCCCAAAATAAATTAAATTATACCAACATCGACAAGAACTTATTACATCTGAATTATCATAAATTACTATTTCATCTTCATTTGAAATACCCATACTATTCATAATTAATTCCCAGGAATTAATATCGGTCAACATATGTGGTAAATCTGTATTTATCTTTGAATTTTTATCTAAATCAAAAAAAATTGCATTGGGTATGTGATCTTTTTTATATTCCTCAAAACCATTTCTTTGAGCTTTTGGCATGTGCCATGAGCAATCTATTATTTTTACATTATCAATGTTCTTCTCTAACCAATCTGAACTGACTAAGGACATCTTATCTTTTTTCTAAATATTTTTGGTGATATTCTTCAGCTGGACAATAATTTTTGACTACTGAAATTTTAGTTACAACTTTTCCAGATAATTTTTTATTTTCTTCATTTAATATTTTTTCTGCTATTATCTTCTGTTTATCGTTTAAGTAAAAAATTTCACTTCTATATTGTGTCCCAAAATCTGGACCTTGAGAGTTTAAAGTTGTTGGATCATGAAATTCAAAAAAATATTTTATTATTTCTTCATATGATATTATTTCAGGATCAAAATCTAACTTTACTACTTCAGCATGATTTGTTTCACCCGTGCAAACTTCTTTGTAACTAGTTTGAACATTATTACCACCACAATATCCTACTTCAGTTTTAATCACTCCATCCAGTTTACTAAACTTTATTTCTGGACCCCAAAAACATCCCAAACCTAAAATTGCTATTTCCATTTATTATTCTGTAAATTAATCTATAAGTTATTCTATGCTCTCTAAAAATCAATTAGGCTTTTTGTACATGTTTATGTCTGTATGTGCATTTTCAGTCATGGATTTAATTGTAAAATGGTCTGAACATTATCCATTGGGACAAGTTTTGTTTTTTCGAGGTTTTTTTGGAGTAATTATATATTTTTTCATAATGCCAAGAGAAAGAATAAAAAATTTTTATCAAACTAAAAGAATTGGTTTACATTTTTTAAGATGTCTTTTTGGACTAATAGCTTTAATTGCCATATTTATTGCTTTACGTAATTTGCCATTAGCTACAGTTGTAAGTATTTCTTTTGCAGCTCCAATTTTTACAACAATTTTTTCAATTTTTTTTTTAAGTGAAAAAGTAGGTTTTTACAGATGGTTGGCAGTGCTAATTGGTTTTATTGGAATTATAGTAATTACGGAACCAGGTTTTGATTCTTTAAATATATACTACATATATCCAATAATTTTTTGTTTAGGTTTATCTTATGTTGCTATTGCAATTAGACAATTATCAACAACAGAACCAGTCTGGCTAATTTCTTTATATTTTTCAGCTGCTATTACTTTAGCTAGCCTTTTCACAGTACCATTTGGCTGGGTAATGCCAAATATTAAAGATTTAATATTACTTTGTATGATTGGTTTTTTAGGAGGTTTTGCAAACTTATGGCTTGGACAGTCATTTAAGTTATCAGAGGTTTCGCTTGTGTCTCCACTTAAATACTTAGCATTAGTTTTTGGAATAATTTTTGGTTACTTCATATGGGATGAAGTTCCAACTATAAAAACATTGTTAGGAGCTATGTTAGTAGTTTTTTCTTCATTAATTATCTTGAGAAGAGAAATCCATTATAAAGAAAAAATTCCATCAACAACAAGACATGAGTAAAGTACCAAAATATTGGAGTTCAGCAAAAAAATATTTATCTAGAAATGATAAAGTTATGAAATATTTAATTCAAAAATATTCTGAACCATCTGAAGTTACCCTTACTTCAAGAAAAGATATTTTCTATTCATTATGTAAAAGTATTATAGGTCAACAGATTAGTGTAGCTGCTGCTAATTCTGTATTTTTAAAATTTAAAAAAAAATGTAAAAATAAAATTAATGCTAAAACAGTTTATAAGTTAACAGTTACTCAATTAAAAAGTTGTGGATTAAGTAGACAAAAAGCAAAAGGTATTAAAAGCTTAGCCAAACAAACATTGAATAAAACATTTGACTCAAAACTTATTCCAAAAATGTCAGATGAAGAGGCAATAATATATTTATCTAAGCTTAGACAAATTGGAAGATGGTCTGCAGAAATGATTTTATTATTCACTTACAATCGATCAAATATTTGGCCTATACAAGATATTGGTTTATTGCGAGCAATCTCTAAAAATTATAAAAAAGAATATTTACCACCAGAGAAATATGTGAATTTATTATACAAAAGATTTTCTCCATATTGTTCTGTTGCAACTTGGTATTTGTGGAGAAGTATAGATCCTGAACCTATTCAGTACTAAATCCTTCAACTACCTGCATATGTCTAACAGTTGTATTTTTTGCTAGATCCCAACCAGCCAAATACTCTTTAGAATTATGACATTCGATAGCTTTTTCATAACTTGGAAATTCCCAAACAACTGTTCTTGAAAAATCATCTCCTTCAAATGTTTCGTGTTTTCCACCTCTAATAATGGGAACTCCACCAAAGCTTTTAATAACTGGTATTGCAACTTCTGAGTATTTTTTTAAATTGTCCAGATTTTTAACTTTTGTATATAAACTGATCCAATAAGCTTTCATAATATATCCTTTTAATAGTATTAATATTAACTACCTTCAACTATCTGATGGTGTCTCTCAGCGTGACCTATCAGAATATTGTGTGCTTCTTTATAATCTTTAGAGTCATAACATTCTATAGCAGTATTATAATCAGGAAACTCTACAACGACAGTTCTTGGTGAGTTAATTCCATCATTAGTTCTATTTTTTCCACCCCTAATTATGAATTTTCCAGAAAACTTTTCTACTGCAGGCTTAGCTTTTAAAGCATAGTCTTTCAGCTTTTCTTCATTATGAATTTTTTCATATATACATACCCAATATCCTTTCATGATAACTCCTTTTTAAAATATTTTAATTATGTTAATAAATTTCATGGCAGATAAATTAATTATTAGCTTTGAAGAATATACTAAAATTGTTGAGAAATTAGCAATACAAATACACAATGAATATAAGCCAACAGTTCTTGTTGGTATCATGAGAGGTGCAGCACCAATACTCGATATCTTATCAAGAATATTAAAATTACCCATCGCGTATATTGTTATTCAAAGTTACTCAGGAGAAGGGATGGAGGACAAACAAGGTCAATTAATGTTTGCTAGGGAAATTAGCTCTTTAGCTGAGAATAAAGATTACAATAAAGTTCTTTTGATTGATGATCTTTCAGATACAGGTTTAACGTTAAACAAAAGTATAGAGTGGTTAAAAAATTATGCCCCAACAAAAGATTATATCAAAGAAGTTAAAACAGCTTGTTTATGGAAAAAAAAATCATCTACATTTGAACCAGATTTTTGTCCTGTAAAATTAGATGGAGACCCATGGATTGTTCAACCAACTGAACACTATGAAGAATTATCTATTGAAGAAATTATTAAAAAGAATTAACTAATAGGGCTAGAAGGAACTAGCCCTATTAAATTATTTTTAAGCAACCGCAAAACTCATAACACTAAGTATCGCAATAACCCAAATTGCTGGTGAAGTGCTTGAAAACTTTCCAGTAAATAACTTGATTAAAGCATAAGATACAAAAGCTAAAGCAATACCATTACTAATGCTGTAAGTTAGAGGCATTGCAATCATTGCAAGTATAGCGGGGGCTGACTCTGATATATCGTTCCATTCAATGTCAGTAATATTTCTAATAAATAAAACTGAAACAAAAAGTAAAGCTGCACCATCAATTTGTTTTGGTAAACTTGTTGCTAAAGGCGCAAAAAATATACACGCTAAAAATAGCAAACCAATTACAAGAGATGTCATCCCAGTTTTTCCACCAGCTTTAACACCAGCTCCAGACTCAACATAACTTGTAACAGTTGTAGTTCCCATCATTGCACCCGCAACTGTACCAACACTATCAGACAACATAGCTTTATTGATGTCTTGAACTTTTCCCTGTTTGTCAACCTTACCTGCAACGTTTGCAACTGAAGTTAACGTTCCAGCTGTATCAAAAAAGTCAATGAACAATAAAGTAAATATTACAGTAGACATTCCAGCAGTCATTGCTGCTGATAAGTCAAACTCAAATAAATATGTCATTGGTGGTGGCGAACTTGCTATACCATTAAATTTAGCAAGACCTGTTGCCCACGCAATGATACTAAATACTAAAATTCCTATAATAATATTTCCCTTTACATTCATTTTTTCTAATACGATAATTGCAATGAAAGTTGCACAACCTAATAATACTAAAGGGTTACTTAAGTCTCCTAGTTGAACTAATGTTACTGGATTATCTACAACAACTTCCATTATTTGAAGACCAATTATTGCTAAGAACAATCCTATTCCAGCTCCAATACCTAATTTAAGACTTTTAGGAATAGAGTTAATTAGCCAAGCTCTAATAGGTGTAAGAGATATAATTAAAAATAATACACCAGCAACTAATACTGCACCCAAAGCTTCCTGGGGAGTGTAGCCCATTCCTGCACAAACTCCAAAAGCAACAAAGGCGTTAATTCCCATACCTGGTGCTAGTCCAATAGGCCAAGTTTTTCCATAAAAAGCCATTATAAAACATGCTAACGCTGTCGCTAATATTGTTGCGGTATACACTGCGCCGAAATCAAAGAAACCTTTTTCGGGTCCGGCAAATTCTCCCGATAAGATAAATGGATTTAAAAACATTATATAAGCCATAGTTAAGAACGTAGTTGTTCCAGCTATTACTTCTGTTTTGAAATCTGTTTTGTGTTTTTTATAATTAAAATAATTATCAAGCATTTTTCCTCCTAATATGAGTTAAATAAGCGATTCTGATAATAAATACCCTTTAAAACTATTGTTTATTCACAAATTACAACTGAGAAGTTTATAATTATGCCATAATTGAGTTGTTATTATCTATTTATGCAAAACTGTAAATTTATTTTATTTTCATTTTTAATGCTTTTAATGATTACTGGTTGTCAAACGATCAAAGATAAAACAGATGCAATCGTTGAAAAAGAAAATGAAAAACTTAGCAAATATATTAGTAAGCCTGCAAGCGTTTTACAAATGGATTTAGGAAAACCTGATGAGGATTTTAAAAATGCAAAAGGTAATTTTGAATTAATTTATAATACAAAAAAATATGGAATCCCTTGCGAGAGAAGATTTGAAATAAATTCAGATAACATTGTTATAGGGTTTGTATCTAACGGTTGTTTTTAAAAATATTACTTGCGAGGAAAAATCCCCGCAAGCAAGGTTTAACTTATTTAATTTCAATAAGTTTTTTCTTTTTATGTTCTGGAATTATTCTTTCACAAGATATTGTTAAAAGACCATCTTTTAATGCAGCACCATTTACTTTTACATCATCAGCGATTGTAAATGATCTTACAAATTGTCTTTGAGAGATACCTTTATGTATAATTTCTCCATCAACATTACTTTCTTCTGATTTATTAACTTGTTTAGTTCTTACAGTTAATAAATTATCTTCAAACTCTACCTCAACATCATTTTTGTTAAAGCCAGCTAAAGCCACTTCAATAGCATAATTATCTTTACCAGTTTTTCTGATGTTATAAGGAGGATAATTTGACTGCATTGTCAAATTCCCATTTCCTAACATATTTTCGAATTGGTCAAACATGTCGTCAAAACCAATTGAAAAAGGTCTTAGTGAGTTAAAGATAGATAGATCCTTACTTGTCATAATATTCTCCTTTGTTAAGCAAGTTTATTTTATGTAAACCCCATTAGGCGACTTACAAAAGTTATATGGTAATTATTTTAAAAATTTCAAGATTGAAAAAAAATTAAATTTTTTCAGCAATTTTTAATGCAAAAGCATAATCAATAGCAATTTCTTCTATGGCCCCATCTCTTCCAGATTTTCCTCCATGACCAGCATTCATTTCAGTTTTTAATAGAAGTAAATTATTGTCAGTTTTATATTCTCTCAATTTAGCTGTAAATTTTGCAGGCTCATCAAACAAAACCCTATTATCACTTAAGCTAGTAGTAATTAGTATATGTGGATAATCCATTTTTTTTATATTGTTGTATGGAGCATAAGAAAATATGTAGTCAAAGTGCTCTTTGTTATCTTTTGCATTGCCAAACTCATCAAATTCGCCAACTGTTAAAGGCAAAGAATGATCAAGATTAGTTGTTAAAGAATCTACAAATGGTACAGCCATAATAATTCCTAAAAATAATTCTGGTGCCTGATTTACAACTGCACCCATTAATAATCCACCAGCTGACCCACCCATACCGATTATTTTTCCTTTAGATGTGTAATTATTTTTTATCAAATATTTTGCTGCGTAGATGTAATCTTCAAAAGTATTTTTTTTATTCGTAAGTTTTCCTTCTTTCCACCATTTCATTCCTTTTTCCATACCACCTCTGATATGTGCTGTGGCCCATATAATATTTCTATTGATTAAACTTAATCTCGTAGAAGAAAAACCAGGACTCATTGAATTTCCATATGAACCGTATCCATAAAGTAATAAATTTGCCGAACCATCAGTTTTGGTATGTTTATGCCGGGTTATTGTAAGCGGAACCAATCTACCATCGTGAGATTCGTACTCTATTCTTTCAACTATATAATCTTCAGGATTATGCCCTGAAGGTATTTCTTGTTCTTTTACAAGTTTTTTTGATTTATTAGATAAATTATATTTATAAACTCTAGAAGGAGTTTTTGGAGATGAATATCCAAGATGTACTTCATCTGTATCTCTATCTTTTTGAGTTAAAGAAATACCAGGGACATAAATATTTTCATCTGAAAATTTTAGCTCTTCTTCGATGCCAGATGTGATGTTTCTTACAAACAGTTTATCTAATGCATTAGAAGTTTCAGATCGAATAATCCAATTTTTTAAAAAAGTACATCCTCCAATTAAAACTTCATTTCTAGCTGGAATGAAGGTTTCCCATTTTTGATCTGACAAACTATCAGTTACATCGATTTTAAAATCCTCTGCATTTTTATTAGTATGATTATAAAATTTGTTATCCCAAGAGCTTACTGAATAAATTACCCCTTTTTCTCTTTGCATTATCAATTTTGGTGAAGGTTTTTCTTCATCAACCCCAAAATAATATTGTTCTGAGGTATTATGATCTGAAGTATTTATAAAGTAATATTTTTCATCAGAACTTAAACTAATACCAACTGTAAATGCCTCACTCTTTTCCTCAAAAATTAATTCATCTTCATCATTAAATTTTCCAATTTCATGTCTAAAGATTTTTCTTGCTCTATGATTTTCATCAAGTTTAGAATAAAAAATATATTTATCATCCAAACTAAAAGTAACACCACCTGATGTTTCAGAAATTTCTTTTGTAATAATATTATTAGTTTTGATTTCCCTTATAAAAATTGTGTAATATTCTGAACCTTTCGTGTCTAAAGAATAACCCAGATATTTATCATTATTGCTAACCTCTAAATCTCCAACACCAAAATATTCAACGCCTAGTTTTTCTTTTTCATTATCTCCGTTCCAAATTTCTTCAATTAAGTCACTACCAATTTTTTTTCGTAATTTAATTGAATAATTTCCAGTTTCAGTAGTTTTAGTCCAATATTCATAAGTATGATCTTTGTATGGAAGGGACTCATCATCAAGTTTAATTCGACCTTTAATTTCGTTAAACAGATCTTTTTGCAAAGTTTTTGTATTATTTAAATGATGATCGGTATATTCATTCTCTTTTTCCAAATATTCTCTTACCTCTGGCAAAAGTTTATCTTTATCTCTTAAAACTTCTAAGATATTTTCTTGATGTATCCAGCTATAATTGTCTTCCCATGTAACATTATGACAAGATTTTAATTCTGGTTTTTTTCTTAGATATGGTATTTTCATGTAATAAGGAATTATATGAATATCATTATTTATACAGTGTTAATTTTGACTATTTTATATTTTTTCCTAAGATTTTTTGCCAGTATTAACTCAAAAAAAATATCTAAAAGCCTCAGAATATTACTTTTTATAGGATTAATTATTTTTGCAGTTTTATTTGCTATTGCAGGTAAATTTTTATTAACTTTACCATTAACAATTGCAAGTTTAGCCTTGTTGAAATTAAAGGGTCTTTCTTTGTTTCAATTAATTTCATTATATAGATTGATACAAACTTTAAGAAATACTGGAAGATTTTCATTTAATAATAAAAATAGTTCTAACGTTTCTTCAATGACAACTTTAGAAGCTTATAAAATACTTAATTTAGAACCCTCAGAAAATTTAACTAAAGAAATGGTAAATAAAGCTTATGTCAATATACAAAAGAAAATTCATCCCGACATTTCACCTGAAACTGCAAGACTTTCAGCAATAGTCAATGAAGCAAAAGAAGTAGTTTTAAAAGATTTATCTTAAATTATTTAATCTTTACTAAATTTTTTTTTTAGACTAATTTTATTTATGAGTAAGATTAAGGGTGTATATGCAGCTTCGATGTCAGTAATTAATAAAAATTTGACATTAAACGTTAAAGAAACAATTAACCATGCTGAAATGGTTATCGATCAAGGATGTCATGGTGTGGCAGTTTTTGGTAGTACGGGGCAAGCTCAATTAATACCTGTTGCAGAAAAAATTAATTTATTAAATGAGCTATCCACAAGTAAGTATAGAGAAAAATATATAATTGGTACTGGCTTAAATTCGTTAGGTGAAACAATTAATTTAATGAATGTTGCTAAATCTTTAGATTTTAAAAGATTTTTAATTATGCCACCAGCATATTATAAATATGATGATAATGATGTCATAAATTTTTATTCAAAAATAGTTGAGTCAATTCCTGAAAGCGAAATAATTCTATATAATTTTGAAAAATTATGTGGTTATAAATTTAGTATAGAATGTGTTGAAAAATTAGTTAAAAGATTTCCTGATCAAATTGTTGGAGTAAAAGATAGTTCTTATAATCTTTTTGAAAATTTAAAATTAGAAAATTTTTCAATTTTACCTGGCTCTGAGTCAAAATTATTAAAAGGTCTTGAATTAGGGTGTTCTGGAATTATAACTGCAACTTGTAATGCTACCGCTGAATTAGCAAGAAAAGTTTATGATGATTTTATTGCTCAAAATGAGCAAACTGATAATCAAAAATTATGCGACGTAAGAATTTCATTTGAAAAATATAATTTAATTTCAGGACTTCATACTTACTTTGGTAAATATAACCAATCTTATTTGAATGTGTTGCCACCTCTAAATACTTTAAATTCCCAAGATGAAAATGAATTGATAAAGAGCTTAGAAAAATTTAATTTTTCAATTAAATCATTAATGGCAGCATAAAATGCAATTAGCAAGATTCTTAAATAGTGTTTTTAAGAACGATGGTTTTATTTTAGTCGACGCAAATTCTAAAAATTATATTATAGGATCGCCAAAAAACAATAAACCAATCAAAGTTAAAATTTTAGATAAAAAACTTCATTACAAACTATTATTACATCCGGATTTATATTTTGGAGAAGCCTATACAAATGGCGATATTATAATTGAAAATGGAAGTTTAAGTGAATTCTTAGATTTGGCACTAATGAATTTTGGAAGGAATGAACTCAACTTTTTTAGTTATTTGATAAATAGATTAAGAGGTTCTTATAGATATTTAACCAATTTTAATTTCATTAAGAAATCTAAAATGAATGTTTCACATCATTATGATATTTCAGATGATCTTTACGATTTATTTTTAGATCCTAAGAGACAATATTCTTGTGCATATTTTAAAAAAGAAACAGATACACTTGAGGAAGCTCAGAATAATAAGATTCAACATATAATAAAAAAACTTAACATTAAAACTAATCAAAAAGTTTTAGATATTGGTTGTGGCTGGGGGTCTTTGGCAATTGATATTGCCAAAAGCGCTAACTGTGAGGTTACTGGAATCACATTGTCTGAAAATCAATTGAACTATTGCAGGAAAAAAGCAAAAGAACTTAATTTAGAAAATCAGTTAAATTTTAAATTAATAGACTATAGAGAACTTAATGAAAAATTTGATAGAATTGTAAGCGTTGGAATGTTTGAGCATGTTGGCAGAAAGTTTTATAAAAAATTTTTTAAACAAATTGATAAATTACTTAATGAAGATGGAATATCCTTAATTCATACCATAGGATCTGTTAATCCACCAAGAGACCCGCATCCATGGATCACCAAATATATATTTCCTGGTGGTTATACTCCAAGTTTGAGCGAGGTAACCACACCTATTGAAAAAGCGGGGTTAATAGTAGCTGATATTGAAGTATTGAGACTTCATTATTCTCATACACTTAGACACTGGAAAGAAAATTGTATGAATAACAAAGAAAAAATTATTCAAATGTTTGATGAAAAATTTTTTAGAATGTGGGAATTTTATTTAGCAGGATGCGAGATGGCATTCAAATGGGGAGATCAGGTTGTATATCAATTTCAACTAACAAAAAATTATACATCAACTCCTGTCACAAGAGACTATATTTATCAATAATTTATTGATAGAACTAGCTTTCTTGAAAATGAAAAAAAAGAAAAAAAAATCGAAAAAATTAAAAACATCAAAAAATCGAGTAAAGAACAAAACTAATAAAAAGATAAAATCAAAAAGTAGGAAAGTAAAAAAAATCAAATCAAGATTAAAAAAAAATAATAAAAGATTAAAAAAAAAATCAACAAAACCTAAAGTTCCAAAAAAACAAAATTTCATTTTAAAAGTAATTAATTTCCAAAATTCTTTAAAACCTGAGATAAATTTTAAAATAAATTTTAGTTTTGAAAAATATATTCAAGCATTTTTCGATAAAATTGCATCAACGATTTTTCAGTATAAAATTCTCAAAAAAGACG is part of the Candidatus Pelagibacter sp. HTCC7211 genome and harbors:
- a CDS encoding Hsp20 family protein — translated: MTSKDLSIFNSLRPFSIGFDDMFDQFENMLGNGNLTMQSNYPPYNIRKTGKDNYAIEVALAGFNKNDVEVEFEDNLLTVRTKQVNKSEESNVDGEIIHKGISQRQFVRSFTIADDVKVNGAALKDGLLTISCERIIPEHKKKKLIEIK
- a CDS encoding DUF1330 domain-containing protein, encoding MKGYWVCIYEKIHNEEKLKDYALKAKPAVEKFSGKFIIRGGKNRTNDGINSPRTVVVEFPDYNTAIECYDSKDYKEAHNILIGHAERHHQIVEGS
- the msrA gene encoding peptide-methionine (S)-S-oxide reductase MsrA, producing MEIAILGLGCFWGPEIKFSKLDGVIKTEVGYCGGNNVQTSYKEVCTGETNHAEVVKLDFDPEIISYEEIIKYFFEFHDPTTLNSQGPDFGTQYRSEIFYLNDKQKIIAEKILNEENKKLSGKVVTKISVVKNYCPAEEYHQKYLEKR
- a CDS encoding SAM-dependent methyltransferase, producing the protein MQLARFLNSVFKNDGFILVDANSKNYIIGSPKNNKPIKVKILDKKLHYKLLLHPDLYFGEAYTNGDIIIENGSLSEFLDLALMNFGRNELNFFSYLINRLRGSYRYLTNFNFIKKSKMNVSHHYDISDDLYDLFLDPKRQYSCAYFKKETDTLEEAQNNKIQHIIKKLNIKTNQKVLDIGCGWGSLAIDIAKSANCEVTGITLSENQLNYCRKKAKELNLENQLNFKLIDYRELNEKFDRIVSVGMFEHVGRKFYKKFFKQIDKLLNEDGISLIHTIGSVNPPRDPHPWITKYIFPGGYTPSLSEVTTPIEKAGLIVADIEVLRLHYSHTLRHWKENCMNNKEKIIQMFDEKFFRMWEFYLAGCEMAFKWGDQVVYQFQLTKNYTSTPVTRDYIYQ
- a CDS encoding dihydrodipicolinate synthase family protein; the protein is MSKIKGVYAASMSVINKNLTLNVKETINHAEMVIDQGCHGVAVFGSTGQAQLIPVAEKINLLNELSTSKYREKYIIGTGLNSLGETINLMNVAKSLDFKRFLIMPPAYYKYDDNDVINFYSKIVESIPESEIILYNFEKLCGYKFSIECVEKLVKRFPDQIVGVKDSSYNLFENLKLENFSILPGSESKLLKGLELGCSGIITATCNATAELARKVYDDFIAQNEQTDNQKLCDVRISFEKYNLISGLHTYFGKYNQSYLNVLPPLNTLNSQDENELIKSLEKFNFSIKSLMAA
- a CDS encoding phosphoribosyltransferase; translation: MLINFMADKLIISFEEYTKIVEKLAIQIHNEYKPTVLVGIMRGAAPILDILSRILKLPIAYIVIQSYSGEGMEDKQGQLMFAREISSLAENKDYNKVLLIDDLSDTGLTLNKSIEWLKNYAPTKDYIKEVKTACLWKKKSSTFEPDFCPVKLDGDPWIVQPTEHYEELSIEEIIKKN
- a CDS encoding DMT family transporter produces the protein MLSKNQLGFLYMFMSVCAFSVMDLIVKWSEHYPLGQVLFFRGFFGVIIYFFIMPRERIKNFYQTKRIGLHFLRCLFGLIALIAIFIALRNLPLATVVSISFAAPIFTTIFSIFFLSEKVGFYRWLAVLIGFIGIIVITEPGFDSLNIYYIYPIIFCLGLSYVAIAIRQLSTTEPVWLISLYFSAAITLASLFTVPFGWVMPNIKDLILLCMIGFLGGFANLWLGQSFKLSEVSLVSPLKYLALVFGIIFGYFIWDEVPTIKTLLGAMLVVFSSLIILRREIHYKEKIPSTTRHE
- a CDS encoding S9 family peptidase produces the protein MKIPYLRKKPELKSCHNVTWEDNYSWIHQENILEVLRDKDKLLPEVREYLEKENEYTDHHLNNTKTLQKDLFNEIKGRIKLDDESLPYKDHTYEYWTKTTETGNYSIKLRKKIGSDLIEEIWNGDNEKEKLGVEYFGVGDLEVSNNDKYLGYSLDTKGSEYYTIFIREIKTNNIITKEISETSGGVTFSLDDKYIFYSKLDENHRARKIFRHEIGKFNDEDELIFEEKSEAFTVGISLSSDEKYYFINTSDHNTSEQYYFGVDEEKPSPKLIMQREKGVIYSVSSWDNKFYNHTNKNAEDFKIDVTDSLSDQKWETFIPARNEVLIGGCTFLKNWIIRSETSNALDKLFVRNITSGIEEELKFSDENIYVPGISLTQKDRDTDEVHLGYSSPKTPSRVYKYNLSNKSKKLVKEQEIPSGHNPEDYIVERIEYESHDGRLVPLTITRHKHTKTDGSANLLLYGYGSYGNSMSPGFSSTRLSLINRNIIWATAHIRGGMEKGMKWWKEGKLTNKKNTFEDYIYAAKYLIKNNYTSKGKIIGMGGSAGGLLMGAVVNQAPELFLGIIMAVPFVDSLTTNLDHSLPLTVGEFDEFGNAKDNKEHFDYIFSYAPYNNIKKMDYPHILITTSLSDNRVLFDEPAKFTAKLREYKTDNNLLLLKTEMNAGHGGKSGRDGAIEEIAIDYAFALKIAEKI
- a CDS encoding NCS2 family permease, with translation MLDNYFNYKKHKTDFKTEVIAGTTTFLTMAYIMFLNPFILSGEFAGPEKGFFDFGAVYTATILATALACFIMAFYGKTWPIGLAPGMGINAFVAFGVCAGMGYTPQEALGAVLVAGVLFLIISLTPIRAWLINSIPKSLKLGIGAGIGLFLAIIGLQIMEVVVDNPVTLVQLGDLSNPLVLLGCATFIAIIVLEKMNVKGNIIIGILVFSIIAWATGLAKFNGIASSPPPMTYLFEFDLSAAMTAGMSTVIFTLLFIDFFDTAGTLTSVANVAGKVDKQGKVQDINKAMLSDSVGTVAGAMMGTTTVTSYVESGAGVKAGGKTGMTSLVIGLLFLACIFFAPLATSLPKQIDGAALLFVSVLFIRNITDIEWNDISESAPAILAMIAMPLTYSISNGIALAFVSYALIKLFTGKFSSTSPAIWVIAILSVMSFAVA
- a CDS encoding rhodanese-like domain-containing protein → MSLVSSDWLEKNIDNVKIIDCSWHMPKAQRNGFEEYKKDHIPNAIFFDLDKNSKINTDLPHMLTDINSWELIMNSMGISNEDEIVIYDNSDVISSCRCWYNLIYFGHDPKLVHVLDGGLNKWKIENKITNNEIIPTTVSNYKAIENNKLVKNKQEIDKNITLNEFIVVDARSRERFEGKVPEPRKGLRSGSIKNSFCLPFSELINDDHTFVSKDKIKAQFRLFNLDLNQNIVFSCGSGVTASVLALAYSLINDKYMPTIYDGSWSEYGKS
- a CDS encoding J domain-containing protein; the protein is MNIIIYTVLILTILYFFLRFFASINSKKISKSLRILLFIGLIIFAVLFAIAGKFLLTLPLTIASLALLKLKGLSLFQLISLYRLIQTLRNTGRFSFNNKNSSNVSSMTTLEAYKILNLEPSENLTKEMVNKAYVNIQKKIHPDISPETARLSAIVNEAKEVVLKDLS
- a CDS encoding DNA-3-methyladenine glycosylase family protein; translated protein: MSKVPKYWSSAKKYLSRNDKVMKYLIQKYSEPSEVTLTSRKDIFYSLCKSIIGQQISVAAANSVFLKFKKKCKNKINAKTVYKLTVTQLKSCGLSRQKAKGIKSLAKQTLNKTFDSKLIPKMSDEEAIIYLSKLRQIGRWSAEMILLFTYNRSNIWPIQDIGLLRAISKNYKKEYLPPEKYVNLLYKRFSPYCSVATWYLWRSIDPEPIQY
- a CDS encoding DUF1330 domain-containing protein; the protein is MKAYWISLYTKVKNLDNLKKYSEVAIPVIKSFGGVPIIRGGKHETFEGDDFSRTVVWEFPSYEKAIECHNSKEYLAGWDLAKNTTVRHMQVVEGFSTE